Proteins encoded within one genomic window of Trichoderma asperellum chromosome 2, complete sequence:
- a CDS encoding uncharacterized protein (EggNog:ENOG41) → MIGMTENGRNGLACQNCRQRKRKCDRQIPRCGLCVRRGLDCVMQVIKSADAQEGSIHSLEREIASLEAQLSRLQTTGVEPRPPVASQPQDKAPHMPCEPFISSVASREQSLDNVDLDVLKEVETVSLYRGELYCLHKMARRALRLENCDPRGMLNLAQKKSLLASSPRSSGFNTPLDYDLAISYAGKYFSYIHPTFPIVSEDAIRNTLRKIATGSQSDLRDRTIAYLVIAIGSILPIESFSAFDTRNSADYFLRSLDILYSYDESATTVQILLLFTICSLFDPSTGSSWHLIDLATQACIDMGYHQLQPEAEIARDPLVKGITLFQTAYVLDL, encoded by the exons ATGATCGGAATGACCGAAAATGGACGCAATGGACTTGCCTGCCAGAACTGCAgacagagaaagagaaag TGCGATCGTCAGATTCCTCGCTGCGGTCTCTGCGTAAGGCGGGGCCTAGACTGTGTTATGCAAGTGATCAAGAGTGCGGATGCACAAGAAGG ATCTATTCACAGTCTCGAAAGGGAAATTGCAAGCCTAGAAGCTCAGTTATCACGGCTACAAACAACCGGAGTAGAGCCTCGCCCGCCTGTTGCCTCTCAGCCGCAGGACAAGGCACCTCATATGCCTTGTGAACCTTTCATCTCTTCAGTGGCGTCTAGAGAGCAGTCTCTGGATAATGTTGACTTGGATGTCCTCAAAGAAGTCGAGACTGTATCACTCTATCGCGGTGAACTCTATTGCCTGCACAAAATGGCGCGAAGAGCTCTCCGCCTAGAAAACTGCGATCCTAGAGGGATGTTAAATCTGGCCCAAAAGAAGAGCTTATTGGCATCATCTCCTCGATCATCTGGCTTTAATACACCTTTGGACTACGATCTAGCCATTTCTTATGCGGGCAAATACTTCTCTTACATTCATCCCACATTTCCTATTGTTTCTGAAGATGCAATCCGAAATACACTCCGCAAAATTGCAACTGGCAGTCAAAGTGATCTTCGGGATCGCACCATTGCTTATCTCGTTATTGCTATTGGTTCAATTCTTCCTATCGAGTCGTTTTCCGCTTTCGATACTCGCAACTCGGCCGACTATTTCTTACGGTCTCTAGACATTCTGTATTCTTATGACGAATCGGCTACTACAGTGCAAATTCTCCTCTTGTTCACTATCTGTTCGCTTTTTGATCCCAGCACAGGTAGCTCATGGCATCTAATAGATCTTGCCACACAAGCTTGCATAGACATGGGGTAtcaccagctccagccgGAAGCAGAAATCGCAAGAGACCCCCTAGTGAAGGGGATAACACTGTTTCAGACGGCTTACGTGCTTGATTTGTAA
- a CDS encoding uncharacterized protein (EggNog:ENOG41), which yields MISTKFRITPQSSRLFFRAVSTLKSNAHIKVFDNAAAPSSYILTYLDTNPPSKTLAVGVTTAVPPTPRSFKENPKFMSILNEVVSEYGHQDEDVIAQAKAFASTGGFNLGSGGSFFPGQHQQSHRGSSGKQGGGGGAGGGGAGGASAQGGAGGAGRGGFVHLSDRRNPPDFGRIAWPEDILGSVEVDEAGEVVGKLQPSGTYRVVTKEGILGLSPFLRGKLVDRLRQEEAKEKSS from the exons ATGATATCTACGAAATTCCGAATAACTCCTCAAAGCTCAAGACTGTTCTTCAGAGCAGTTTCTACGCTAAAGAGCAACGCCCACATT AAAGTCTTTGACAATGCTGCAGCTCCCTCATCGTATATCCTCACATACCTAGATACAAACCCCCCTTCAAAAACACTTGCAGTTGGCGTTACTACAGCTGTTCCCCCAACACCTCGGTCATTCAAGGAAAACCCCAAGTTTATGTCAATACTTAACGAGGTCGTATCTGAGTATGGCCACCAAGATGAGGACGTGATTGCACAGGCAAAAGCTTTTGCAAGCACCGGAGGGTTCAATCTTGGATCAGGTGGCTCATTCTTCCCTGGCCAACACCAGCAGAGCCATCGAGGGTCCTCTGGGAAGCAAGGGGGAGGCGGTGGTGCTGGAGGAGGTGGCGCTGGCGGTGCCAGTGCGCAAGGAggtgctggtggtgctggCCGTGGCGGATTCGTTCACTTGAGTGACCGCAGGAATCCTCCCGACTTTGGCCGAATCGCGTGGCCAGAGGATATTTTGGGGAGCGTCGAAGTCGACGAAGCTGGAGAAGTTGTGGGCAAGCTTCAGCCAAGTGGGACATACAGAGTGGTGACCAAGGAAGGAAT CCTTGGACTGAGTCCCTTCTTGAGAGGCAAGCTGGTAGATCGACTtcggcaagaagaagcaaaagagaaaagctcATAA
- a CDS encoding uncharacterized protein (EggNog:ENOG41), which produces MPHQSTSFSGACAYCRAKKLKCDKNARVCSNCERARIPCIEIDPVSGEQYERGYIADLKMRVAYLRAQVNSPYSQALPDSVSAFSTPAEPQAQAISPNVKSVAGSSSILTEPSKFADGSIFSLGHLVAAALSTQFSQGSTSLFQTRFQLQPQADSTEISLSDEDNLPPLSVACDLVDAYFEVGFHRVSPFMNKSQTYQQIERLYDNRSSSGSDLQRKNDLYELFMIFAVSLPYSKRMSSSKSPIHYYASAMQYAEEALSHTDGDTQIQNTMLLLVFAHQHATGIGSRWKLARQAMRICVQLGYHKARSKPLDPVTEQRRRRLFWCCYVQERFAACGLGRPIAIADSDITVAMPDYVCLDDLQEGLDTSTPNGAEVAVLNRQAQLRKISAKVHEQLYARRDATNTSFQAKAEAATLLNAELEQWHVAHAEISTIPHSPCIFHTTEYMDVNFYRERLFIYSALVVPTGQEAHSFKPDVTYLRLCLDPAVQIIFLYQTLLVKGVKTVLWTWIQDILRSGFMILYCGIHISNILNSRDEITSSITTDHIPEPSSVIKALDDCRQMLKDISLQWTAVTPHWVAFDRLSCEVRKLIENSSAPEAWQNGQGEGDDEIAMNLATGQGFWDVPMDISYWDDLLDGDVNMNEVFGFDMNTFS; this is translated from the exons ATGCCTCACCAGTCAACCAGCTTTTCAGGCGCATGCGCCTACTGTCGcgccaagaagctcaag TGCGATAAAAATGCTCGGGTATGCTCCAACTGTGAGCGTGCGAGGATTCCATGCATCGAAATCGATCCCGTATCTGGAGAGCAATATGAGAGAGG ATATATTGCAGACCTGAAGATGCGAGTCGCCTATCTTCGAGCGCAGGTCAATAGTCCTTATTCCCAAGCGTTGCCAGATTCTGTCTCAGCTTTCTCAACTCCCGCAGAACCACAAGCGCAggccatctcgccaaatGTGAAATCTGTCGCTGGGTCTTCATCCATCCTCACAGAACCTTCAAAATTTGCCGACGGCAGTATCTTTAG TCTTGGACATCTAGTAGCCGCAGCTTTATCCACACAGTTCTCTCAAGGATCGACATCCCTTTTTCAAACTCGCTTCCAATTACAGCCGCAAGCTGATAGTACTGAGATCTCACTAAGTGATGAAGACAACCTGCCGCCCCTTTCTGTGGCGTGCGATCTGGTTGACGCATA CTTCGAAGTAGGATTCCACAGGGTTTCGCCCTTCATGAACAAAAGCCAGACATATCAGCAGATCGAGCGTCTGTATGACAATCGTTCTTCCTCGGGCTCTGATCtacaaagaaaaaacgaTCTATATGAATTGTTCATGATTTTTGCAGTAAGCTTGCCATATTCTAAGAGGATGTCATCAAGTAAATCTCCCATCCATTATTACGCCTCTGCCATGCAATACGCCGAGGAGGCCTTATCTCACACAGACGGCGATACCCAAATTCAAAACACTATGCTGCTTCTAGTTTTTGCTCACCAACACGCTACTGGAA TTGGTAGTAGGTGGAAACTGGCGAGGCAAGCGATGAGGATATGCGTTCAACTTGGATATCACAAAGCTCGCTCGAAACCTCTTGATCCAGTCACTGAACAAAGACGCCGGAGGCTGTTTTGGTGCTGCTATGTTCAAGAACGATTTGCTGCATGCGGTTTGGGACGGCCTATAGCCATTGCAGATTCTGATATTACGGTTGCT ATGCCCGACTACGTCTGTCTAGATGATCTACAAGAAGGGCTTGATACAAGTACGCCGAATGGAGCCGAGGTGGCCGTGCTCAACCGGCAAGCTCAGTTGCGAAAAATCTCAGCAAAAGTCCATGAACAGCTTTATGCAAGACGTGACGCCACCAACACCAGCTTCCAAGCCAAGGCCGAAGCGGCCACTTTGCTTAATGCAGAGCTTGAGCAGTGGCATGTTGCACATGCGGAAATAAGCACGATACCTCACTCCCCTTGCATCTTTCACACAACGGAATACATGGATGTGAATTTTTACCGAGAGAGGCTTTTCATCTACTCTGCTTTGGTGGTTCCGACAGGACAAGAGGCGCACTCATTTAAGCCTGATGTGACATACCTCAGACTCTGCTTGGATCCGGCCGTGCAAATAATTTTCCTTTACCAAACTCTGCTAGTCAAGGGTGTCAAGACAGTCCTTTG GACATGGATCCAAGATATTCTACGCTCGGGATTCATGATTTTGTACTGTGGGATCCACATATCAAATATCCTTAACAGCCGAGATGAAATTACTTCATCCATAACTACGGACCATATTCCAGAGCCTTCTTCAGTTATCAAGGCTCTCGATGACTGCCGACAAATGCTCAAGGACATTTCACTGCAATGGACCGCTGTAACTCCACATTGGGTGGCATTTGATCGGCTATCCTGCGAAGTAAGAAAGCTAATCGAGAATAGCTCGGCCCCAGAGGCCTGGCAAAACGGGCAAGGCgagggagatgatgaaatCGCCATGAATCTTGCAACGGGTCAAGGATTTTGGGACGTGCCGATGGACATTTCGTACTGGGACGATCTTCTCGATGGAGATGTCAATATGAATGAGGTGTTTGGGTTTGATATGAATACATTCTCGTAA
- the MFS2_1 gene encoding MFS siderochrome iron transporter 1 (EggNog:ENOG41~TransMembrane:12 (i65-89o101-121i133-152o158-180i192-215o221-242i293-318o338-358i379-398o404-423i435-460o472-495i)): MQIISAQPTHQSQGDIEKTAAETAARFQTKDATENVETPWNEEFLVAFSPDDPENPLNWSNKLKWGVTTAVASTGFIRIMVSTMMAPAIETIAKELHMTAIESTMALSVYVLATALGPMVIGPLSEVYGRKSIFHVTNIWFLAWNLICGFVHSKGLLIAARFLAGFGASAVFSLAYGVLGDVWPPERRGRSLSLYLLIPLTGGAVGPIIGGFIVQYSTWRWMFWSTAVFQGVLELSSLMIFYESYAPVLLRRRAEKQRQETGDSRYYAEIEKRESGRSTAWKIQRSLTRPFRLLMFHSIIQMEAILEGINYGLLYFTLSSFSTLYVNAYGESIAISGLHYIAICLGELIGSQICGPVMDYLFTRLKSRDGSTRVPELRIPLMLPGALLTPIGFLLYGWSARYHLFWLVLDIGAVLLALGMQVFDTTLRAYVMDAYAEHISSASAATQVLKSLLAFAFPLFSDSMYQALGYGWGNSLLAFLSIGITVPSICILWYFGARLRARLPSSY, translated from the exons ATGCAGATTATAAGCGCACAACCAACCCACCAAAGCCAAGGCGATATCGAAAAGACTGCCGCAGAGACGGCGGCGCGATTCCAAACCAAGGACGCCACTGAGAATGTCGAAACGCCGTGGAATGAGGAATTCCTCGTTGCTTTCAGCCCAGATGACCCCGAGAATCCCTTGAACTGGTCTAACAAGTTGAAATGGGGAGTCACCACAGCAGTCGCCAGCACTGGTTTCATCCGAATAATGGTTTCAACG ATGATGGCTCCGGCTATCGAAACCATCGCCAAGGAGCTGCATATGACCGCCATCGAATCGACAATGGCTCTGTCTGTATATGTTTTGGCGACTGCCCTGGGACCAATGGTTATTGGCCCTCTATCTGAAGTATACGGCAGGAAATCCATCTTTCATGTCACCAATATCTGGTTCCTGGCCTGGAACCTCATCTGTGGCTTTGTCCATTCAAAAGGACTGCTTATCGCTGCCCGCTTCCTGGCTGGCTTTGGTGCCAGTGCAGTATTCAGCTTGGCATATGGCGTGCTCGGCGATGTGTGGCCACCAGAGCGGAGAGGACGTTCCCTGAGCCTGTATCTGCTCATTCCACTGACTGGTGGTGCCGTGGGCCCCATAATAGGCGGCTTCATTGTGCAGTATTCTACCTGGCGCTGGATGTTCTGGTCGACTGCAGTGTTTCAAGGCGTGCTCGAGCTGTCGTCCTTGATGATATTCTACGAAAGCTACGCGCCTGTCCTCCTGCGTCGACGAGCTGAGAAACAGCGCCAAGAGACTGGTGATTCTCGTTACTATGCTGAGATCGAGAAGCGTGAATCTGGTCGCTCTACTGCCTGGAAGATTCAGCGAAGTCTAACGCGCCCTTTTCGTCTACTGATGTTCCACTCCATTATTCAGATGGAAGCCATCTTGGAAGGTATCAACTACGGCCTGCTCTACTTTACACTATCTAGTTTCTCTACTCTATACGTCAACGCATATGGTGAATCTATCGCCATCTCTGGCTTACACTACATTGCCATCTGCCTGGGTGAACTGATTGGCTCTCAGATCTGCGGGCCGGTAATGGATTACCTCTTCACGAGGTTGAAGAGTCGCGACGGCAGCACACGAGTGCCCGAACTTCGGATTCCGCTCATGTTGCCCGGCGCTCTACTTACACCCATTGGCTTCCTCCTCTACGGTTGGTCTGCAAGATATCATCTCTTCTGGTTGGTTTTGGACATTGGAGCGGTTTTGTTGGCACTTGGCATGCAGGTTTTTGATACCACCTTGCGCGCCTATGTTATGGATGCGTATGCCGAACACATCAGCTCGGCGTCTGCTGCAACACAAGTGCTGAAGAGCTTGTTGGCTTTTGCGTTTCCGCTCTTTTCTGATAGCATGTACCAGGCGCTGGGTTACGGATGGGGAAACAGTCTGCTGGCATTTCTGTCGATTGGTATTACAGTACCGTCGATATGCATCCTTTGGTATTTTGGTGCGAGGCTGCGAGCGAGGTTGCCATCGAGCTACTAG